From Triticum aestivum cultivar Chinese Spring chromosome 4A, IWGSC CS RefSeq v2.1, whole genome shotgun sequence, a single genomic window includes:
- the LOC123087859 gene encoding ABC transporter G family member 51 isoform X2 produces MASGVGHLALDVDDAEERAGTAARDEEDLLWAAIERLPSAKRRNHAIVLPDPDGDGEGGGGEVVDVRRLDRPGLERVLRRALATAELDNANLLRGIKARFDAVGLEVPRVEVRFRDLRVSTEVNVGRRALPTLPNYVRDVTERILIACRLLQPNKHKLTILDDVSGIVRPGRMTLLLGPPASGKSTLLLALAGKLDPKLKKSGGITYNGIALDEFCVQRTSAYISQTDNHLGELTVRETLDFSAKCQGASENWGECLKELVNLEQKRGMRPSPEIDAFMKAASVGGDKHNLVTDYVLRVLGLDICADTLVGSDMERGVSGGQRKRVTTGEMIVGPRKTLLMDEISTGLDSSTTFQIVKCVRNFVHEMEATVLMSLLQPAPETFELFDDLILLSEGKIVYQGQIDHVVDYFKSLGFSLPPRKGIADFLQEVAFVGLITSTLFLRTRLHPIDEQNGELYLSCLFFGLVHIMFNGFSELSITIFRLPVFYKQRDNCFHPAWAFSLPNWILRIPYSIIEATVWSCVVYYTVGFAPTVDRFFRFMLLLFSIHQMALGLFRMMGAIARDMTIANTFGSAAMMAIFLLGGFIIPKEAIKPWWEWAYWVSPLMYGQRAISVNEFSDSRWSKVSGYMNNTVGTNVLLAHDLGTQNYWYWIGVGVLLAYALLFNVLFTLALAYLNPLQKAQALILANSEESKDSKNDGAASDRNTTTEKSDRTNVLEVTTEGTRRKGTLPFQPLTMTFHNVNYFVDMPKEMQARGINEKRLQLLFEVSGVFRPRVLTALVGSSGAGKTTLMDVLAGRKTSGCIEGDIKISGHPKEQQTFARIAGYVEQNDIHSPQVTVEESLWFSSALRLPTDISRETKKAFVEEVTSLVELDELRHALVGKPGSSGLSTEQRKRLTIAVELVANPSIIFMDEPTSGLDARAAAIVMRTVRNAVDTGRTVVCTIHQPSIDIFESFDELLLLKRGGRVIYGGSLGVNSVDMIHYFQGIPGVPPIREGYNPATWMLEVSTQACEERLGLDFATLYKNSDQFRNVEDLIEELSVPDSGTKPLKFTTEFSHGCLTQFGVCLLKQGLIYWRSPEYNVVRLFYTTIASLIFGSIFWNVGMKRETTGDLYLVMGALYSACLFLGINNASSVQPIISVERAVYYRERAAKMYSSFPYAAAQGLIEIPYIATQTLIFGLITYFMINYERNLGKLLLYLLYMFLTFTYFTFYGMVAVGLTPTQSVAAVVASAFYSSWNLFSGFLIPQSRIPGWWIWFYYICPVAWTLKGIITSQLGDVDTRIVGPGFDGTVQEFIQQNLGCEQGMMGVTIAVLIAFCVLFFSVYALSIKMLNFQRR; encoded by the exons atggcgagcGGCGTCGGCCACCTGGCTCTGGACGTGGACGACGCGGAAGAGAGGGCGGGCACGGCGGCGCGGGACGAGGAGGACCTGCTGTGGGCCGCCATCGAGCGGCTCCCCTCCGCCAAGCGGCGCAACCACGCCATCGTCCTCCCCGACCCCGACGGCGACGGAGAAGGGGGCGGGGGCGAGGTGGTGGACGTGCGGAGGCTCGACCGCCCCGGGCTCGAGCGCGTGCTCCGCCGTGCGCTGGCCACCGCCGAGCTCGACAACGCCAACCTGCTCCGCGGAATCAAGGCCCGCTTCGACGC GGTGGGGCTGGAGGTGCCGCGGGTGGAGGTGAGGTTCCGCGACCTGAGGGTCTCGACGGAGGTCAACGTCGGCAGGAGGGCGCTGCCGACTCTCCCCAACTACGTCCGCGACGTCACCGAG AGAATTCTTATTGCTTGTCGTCTCCTACAACCTAATAAGCATAAGCTCACTATTCTGGATGATGTCAGTGGCATTGTGCGACCTGGGAG GATGACATTATTGTTGGGACCACCTGCATCCGGGAAGTCAACGCTCTTGCTGGCCCTAGCTGGCAAACTGGATCCTAAGCTAAAG AAAAGTGGAGGGATTACCTACAATGGAATTGCTTTGGATGAATTTTGTGTACAAAGAACTTCTGCATATATTAGTCAAACAGATAACCATCTTGGGGAGCTGACAGTAAGGGAAACTTTAGATTTTTCTGCAAAATGCCAAGGCGCAAGCGAAAACTGGGGAG AATGCTTGAAAGAATTGGTCAATCTTGAACAAAAAAGAGGCATGCGTCCTAGTCCCGAGATAGACGCTTTCATGAAG GCAGCATCAGTCGGAGGGGATAAGCACAATCTTGTTACCGACTATGTACTGAGAGTGCTTGGGCTGGATATATGTGCGGATACCCTTGTGGGCAGCGACATGGAAAGAGGTGTCTCTGGTGGTCAGAGGAAGAGAGTGACAACAG GTGAAATGATTGTTGGACCAAGAAAAACACTTCTCATGGATGAAATATCAACAGGTCTAGACAGCTCAACGACTTTTCAGATAGTGAAGTGCGTGAGGAACTTCGTCCATGAGATGGAGGCAACCGTGCTCATGTCACTTCTTCAGCCTGCACCAGAGACGTTTGAACTATTTGATGATCTAATTCTATTGTCAGAAGGGAAGATCGTCTACCAAGGCCAGATTGACCATGTTGTGGACTACTTTAAATCATTAGGATTTTCATTGCCACCACGCAAGGGTATTGCTGATTTTCTCCAGGAG GTTGCTTTTGTTGGGCTCATTACAAGCACACTATTTTTACGGACAAGATTACATCCAATTGATGAGCAAAATGGAGAGCTCTATCTCTCATGTCTTTTTTTTGGGCTTGTACATATAATGTTCAATGGTTTTTCAGAACTGTCTATAACTATTTTTCGACTTCCGGTGTTCTATAAGCAAAGAGATAATTGTTTTCATCCTGCATGGGCTTTCTCACTTCCCAATTGGATACTAAGAATTCCGTATTCTATTATTGAAGCCACAGTGTGGTCTTGTGTTGTCTATTACACAGTAGGCTTTGCACCAACTGTTGATAG ATTTTTTCGCTTTATGTTGCTATTGTTCTCTATACACCAAATGGCTTTGGGCCTTTTTCGGATGATGGGAGCTATTGCACGAGACATGACCATCGCTAACACTTTTGGATCAGCTGCCATGATGGCTATTTTTCTTTTGGGGGGATTTATTATTCCTAAAG AGGCCATAAAACCGTGGTGGGAGTGGGCGTACTGGGTTTCTCCATTAATGTATGGGCAACGTGCAATTTCAGTTAATGAATTCTCAGATTCTAGATGGTCAAAG GTTTCAGGTTATATGAACAATACAGTTGGAACCAATGTACTTCTTGCACATGATCTGGGGACACAGAATTACTGGTACTGGATTGGGGTTGGTGTTTTATTGGCTTACGCCCTCTTGTTCAATGTTTTGTTTACTCTTGCATTGGCATACCTTAACC CCCTTCAAAAGGCACAGGCACTAATCCTGGCTAATTCGGAGGAATCCAAAGATTCGAAAAATGATGGTGCGGCCTCAGATAGAAACACAACTACAG AAAAATCTGACAGGACCAATGTGCTTGAAGTGACCACTGAAGGCACCAGAAGGAAGGGGACATTACCATTTCAACCCCTAACCATGACGTTCCACAATGTTAACTATTTTGTTGACATGCCGAAG GAAATGCAAGCAAGAGGAATAAATGAAAAAAGACTGCAGTTGTTGTTTGAAGTAAGCGGGGTATTTAGGCCACGTGTCCTGACTGCACTTGTTGGCTCAAGTGGTGCTGGAAAGACAACACTTATGGATGTTTTAGCAGGCAGGAAAACTAGTGGATGTATAGAAGGTGATATCAAGATTTCTGGCCATCCAAAAGAACAACAAACCTTTGCTAGGATAGCGGGATATGTTGAACAAAATGACATACATTCACCACAAGTAACAGTTGAAGAGTCCTTGTGGTTTTCATCAGCCTTACGGCTTCCAACTGACATAAGTAGAGAAACAAAAAAG GCATTTGTTGAAGAAGTCACGTCATTGGTAGAGCTTGATGAATTGCGACATGCATTAGTAGGGAAACCAGGTTCTAGTGGACTTTCAACGGAGCAAAGGAAGCGTCTTACGATAGCTGTTGAACTAGTTGCAAATCCTTCCATTATTTTTATGGATGAACCTACATCTGGTTTGGATGCACGAGCAGCTGCCATTGTGATGCGCACTGTTCGAAATGCTGTTGATACCGGACGAACTGTTGTCTGCACGATACACCAGCCAAGCATCGATATTTTTGAATCATTTGATGAG CTACTTCTTTTGAAACGAGGAGGTCGAGTAATATATGGAGGTTCACTTGGTGTTAACTCAGTTGATATGATACATTATTTTCAG GGAATTCCTGGAGTCCCTCCCATACGCGAAGGCTATAACCCAGCAACATGGATGCTTGAAGTGAGCACACAAGCGTGTGAAGAAAGGCTTGGTTTGGATTTTGCAACACTGTACAAGAACTCAGATCAGTTCAG GAATGTGGAAGATTTAATAGAAGAACTAAGTGTTCCGGATTCAGGCACAAAACCTTTAAAGTTCACGACTGAGTTTTCACACGGCTGTCTTACTCAATTTGGAGTATGCCTACTTAAGCAAGGCCTTATTTACTGGAGAAGCCCTGAGTACAATGTCGTGAGATTGTTTTACACAACAATTGCTTCTCTTATATTTGGTTCAATATTTTGGAACGTTGGTATGAAGAG AGAAACAACAGGGGATTTGTATCTTGTCATGGGAGCTTTATATTCGGCATGCCTATTTCTTGGAATAAATAATGCCTCGTCAGTACAGCCAATAATTTCCGTTGAGAGAGCAGTCTACTACAGAGAACGGGCTGCTAAGATGTACTCATCATTCCCATATGCAGCAGCTCAG GGCCTTATAGAGATACCTTATATTGCGACTCAGACACTAATATTTGGTCTCATCACTTACTTCATGATCAACTACGAGAGGAACCTAG GGAAATTGCTCCTTTACCTCCTTTACATGTTCCTTACTTTTACCTACTTCACATTCTATGGGATGGTGGCGGTAGGTTTGACGCCAACACAATCAGTGGCAGCAGTGGTAGCCTCAGCATTTTACTCCTCGTGGAATCTTTTCTCAGGGTTCTTAATTCCCCAATCT AGAATCCCAGGTTGGTGGATCTGGTTCTACTACATCTGCCCAGTGGCCTGGACCCTGAAAGGCATCATTACATCACAATTGGGAGATGTCGACACGAGGATCGTTGGTCCTGGTTTTGACGGGACAGTCCAAGAGTTCATCCAGCAAAACCTGGGATGTGAACAGGGGATGATGGGTGTCACTATTGCAGTGCTCATTGCCTTCTGCGTCTTGTTCTTTTCAGTTTACGCGCTTTCGATCAAGATGCTTAATTTCCAAAGAAGATAA
- the LOC123087859 gene encoding ABC transporter G family member 51 isoform X1: MASGVGHLALDVDDAEERAGTAARDEEDLLWAAIERLPSAKRRNHAIVLPDPDGDGEGGGGEVVDVRRLDRPGLERVLRRALATAELDNANLLRGIKARFDAVGLEVPRVEVRFRDLRVSTEVNVGRRALPTLPNYVRDVTERILIACRLLQPNKHKLTILDDVSGIVRPGRMTLLLGPPASGKSTLLLALAGKLDPKLKKSGGITYNGIALDEFCVQRTSAYISQTDNHLGELTVRETLDFSAKCQGASENWGECLKELVNLEQKRGMRPSPEIDAFMKAASVGGDKHNLVTDYVLRVLGLDICADTLVGSDMERGVSGGQRKRVTTGEMIVGPRKTLLMDEISTGLDSSTTFQIVKCVRNFVHEMEATVLMSLLQPAPETFELFDDLILLSEGKIVYQGQIDHVVDYFKSLGFSLPPRKGIADFLQEVTSKKDQAQYWSDLSKPYSFIPVSAMAAAFTDSQYGRNLESHSHNSDGHTNSPEALARSKFAISKYSLIRACFARELILISRHRFLYTFRTCQVAFVGLITSTLFLRTRLHPIDEQNGELYLSCLFFGLVHIMFNGFSELSITIFRLPVFYKQRDNCFHPAWAFSLPNWILRIPYSIIEATVWSCVVYYTVGFAPTVDRFFRFMLLLFSIHQMALGLFRMMGAIARDMTIANTFGSAAMMAIFLLGGFIIPKEAIKPWWEWAYWVSPLMYGQRAISVNEFSDSRWSKVSGYMNNTVGTNVLLAHDLGTQNYWYWIGVGVLLAYALLFNVLFTLALAYLNPLQKAQALILANSEESKDSKNDGAASDRNTTTEKSDRTNVLEVTTEGTRRKGTLPFQPLTMTFHNVNYFVDMPKEMQARGINEKRLQLLFEVSGVFRPRVLTALVGSSGAGKTTLMDVLAGRKTSGCIEGDIKISGHPKEQQTFARIAGYVEQNDIHSPQVTVEESLWFSSALRLPTDISRETKKAFVEEVTSLVELDELRHALVGKPGSSGLSTEQRKRLTIAVELVANPSIIFMDEPTSGLDARAAAIVMRTVRNAVDTGRTVVCTIHQPSIDIFESFDELLLLKRGGRVIYGGSLGVNSVDMIHYFQGIPGVPPIREGYNPATWMLEVSTQACEERLGLDFATLYKNSDQFRNVEDLIEELSVPDSGTKPLKFTTEFSHGCLTQFGVCLLKQGLIYWRSPEYNVVRLFYTTIASLIFGSIFWNVGMKRETTGDLYLVMGALYSACLFLGINNASSVQPIISVERAVYYRERAAKMYSSFPYAAAQGLIEIPYIATQTLIFGLITYFMINYERNLGKLLLYLLYMFLTFTYFTFYGMVAVGLTPTQSVAAVVASAFYSSWNLFSGFLIPQSRIPGWWIWFYYICPVAWTLKGIITSQLGDVDTRIVGPGFDGTVQEFIQQNLGCEQGMMGVTIAVLIAFCVLFFSVYALSIKMLNFQRR, encoded by the exons atggcgagcGGCGTCGGCCACCTGGCTCTGGACGTGGACGACGCGGAAGAGAGGGCGGGCACGGCGGCGCGGGACGAGGAGGACCTGCTGTGGGCCGCCATCGAGCGGCTCCCCTCCGCCAAGCGGCGCAACCACGCCATCGTCCTCCCCGACCCCGACGGCGACGGAGAAGGGGGCGGGGGCGAGGTGGTGGACGTGCGGAGGCTCGACCGCCCCGGGCTCGAGCGCGTGCTCCGCCGTGCGCTGGCCACCGCCGAGCTCGACAACGCCAACCTGCTCCGCGGAATCAAGGCCCGCTTCGACGC GGTGGGGCTGGAGGTGCCGCGGGTGGAGGTGAGGTTCCGCGACCTGAGGGTCTCGACGGAGGTCAACGTCGGCAGGAGGGCGCTGCCGACTCTCCCCAACTACGTCCGCGACGTCACCGAG AGAATTCTTATTGCTTGTCGTCTCCTACAACCTAATAAGCATAAGCTCACTATTCTGGATGATGTCAGTGGCATTGTGCGACCTGGGAG GATGACATTATTGTTGGGACCACCTGCATCCGGGAAGTCAACGCTCTTGCTGGCCCTAGCTGGCAAACTGGATCCTAAGCTAAAG AAAAGTGGAGGGATTACCTACAATGGAATTGCTTTGGATGAATTTTGTGTACAAAGAACTTCTGCATATATTAGTCAAACAGATAACCATCTTGGGGAGCTGACAGTAAGGGAAACTTTAGATTTTTCTGCAAAATGCCAAGGCGCAAGCGAAAACTGGGGAG AATGCTTGAAAGAATTGGTCAATCTTGAACAAAAAAGAGGCATGCGTCCTAGTCCCGAGATAGACGCTTTCATGAAG GCAGCATCAGTCGGAGGGGATAAGCACAATCTTGTTACCGACTATGTACTGAGAGTGCTTGGGCTGGATATATGTGCGGATACCCTTGTGGGCAGCGACATGGAAAGAGGTGTCTCTGGTGGTCAGAGGAAGAGAGTGACAACAG GTGAAATGATTGTTGGACCAAGAAAAACACTTCTCATGGATGAAATATCAACAGGTCTAGACAGCTCAACGACTTTTCAGATAGTGAAGTGCGTGAGGAACTTCGTCCATGAGATGGAGGCAACCGTGCTCATGTCACTTCTTCAGCCTGCACCAGAGACGTTTGAACTATTTGATGATCTAATTCTATTGTCAGAAGGGAAGATCGTCTACCAAGGCCAGATTGACCATGTTGTGGACTACTTTAAATCATTAGGATTTTCATTGCCACCACGCAAGGGTATTGCTGATTTTCTCCAGGAG GTAACTTCAAAGAAAGATCAAGCTCAGTACTGGTCTGACCTGTCAAAACCATATTCGTTTATTCCTGTGTCAGCAATGGCTGCTGCATTTACAGATTCCCAGTATGGTAGAAATCTTGAGTCCCATTCACATAATTCAGACGGTCATACAAATTCTCCTGAGGCTCTTGCCCGGTCCAAGTTTGCCATATCAAAATATAGCCTCATTAGAGCTTGTTTTGCCAGGGAGCTTATTCTAATAAGCCGTCACCGTTTCCTCTACACTTTTAGGACATGCCAA GTTGCTTTTGTTGGGCTCATTACAAGCACACTATTTTTACGGACAAGATTACATCCAATTGATGAGCAAAATGGAGAGCTCTATCTCTCATGTCTTTTTTTTGGGCTTGTACATATAATGTTCAATGGTTTTTCAGAACTGTCTATAACTATTTTTCGACTTCCGGTGTTCTATAAGCAAAGAGATAATTGTTTTCATCCTGCATGGGCTTTCTCACTTCCCAATTGGATACTAAGAATTCCGTATTCTATTATTGAAGCCACAGTGTGGTCTTGTGTTGTCTATTACACAGTAGGCTTTGCACCAACTGTTGATAG ATTTTTTCGCTTTATGTTGCTATTGTTCTCTATACACCAAATGGCTTTGGGCCTTTTTCGGATGATGGGAGCTATTGCACGAGACATGACCATCGCTAACACTTTTGGATCAGCTGCCATGATGGCTATTTTTCTTTTGGGGGGATTTATTATTCCTAAAG AGGCCATAAAACCGTGGTGGGAGTGGGCGTACTGGGTTTCTCCATTAATGTATGGGCAACGTGCAATTTCAGTTAATGAATTCTCAGATTCTAGATGGTCAAAG GTTTCAGGTTATATGAACAATACAGTTGGAACCAATGTACTTCTTGCACATGATCTGGGGACACAGAATTACTGGTACTGGATTGGGGTTGGTGTTTTATTGGCTTACGCCCTCTTGTTCAATGTTTTGTTTACTCTTGCATTGGCATACCTTAACC CCCTTCAAAAGGCACAGGCACTAATCCTGGCTAATTCGGAGGAATCCAAAGATTCGAAAAATGATGGTGCGGCCTCAGATAGAAACACAACTACAG AAAAATCTGACAGGACCAATGTGCTTGAAGTGACCACTGAAGGCACCAGAAGGAAGGGGACATTACCATTTCAACCCCTAACCATGACGTTCCACAATGTTAACTATTTTGTTGACATGCCGAAG GAAATGCAAGCAAGAGGAATAAATGAAAAAAGACTGCAGTTGTTGTTTGAAGTAAGCGGGGTATTTAGGCCACGTGTCCTGACTGCACTTGTTGGCTCAAGTGGTGCTGGAAAGACAACACTTATGGATGTTTTAGCAGGCAGGAAAACTAGTGGATGTATAGAAGGTGATATCAAGATTTCTGGCCATCCAAAAGAACAACAAACCTTTGCTAGGATAGCGGGATATGTTGAACAAAATGACATACATTCACCACAAGTAACAGTTGAAGAGTCCTTGTGGTTTTCATCAGCCTTACGGCTTCCAACTGACATAAGTAGAGAAACAAAAAAG GCATTTGTTGAAGAAGTCACGTCATTGGTAGAGCTTGATGAATTGCGACATGCATTAGTAGGGAAACCAGGTTCTAGTGGACTTTCAACGGAGCAAAGGAAGCGTCTTACGATAGCTGTTGAACTAGTTGCAAATCCTTCCATTATTTTTATGGATGAACCTACATCTGGTTTGGATGCACGAGCAGCTGCCATTGTGATGCGCACTGTTCGAAATGCTGTTGATACCGGACGAACTGTTGTCTGCACGATACACCAGCCAAGCATCGATATTTTTGAATCATTTGATGAG CTACTTCTTTTGAAACGAGGAGGTCGAGTAATATATGGAGGTTCACTTGGTGTTAACTCAGTTGATATGATACATTATTTTCAG GGAATTCCTGGAGTCCCTCCCATACGCGAAGGCTATAACCCAGCAACATGGATGCTTGAAGTGAGCACACAAGCGTGTGAAGAAAGGCTTGGTTTGGATTTTGCAACACTGTACAAGAACTCAGATCAGTTCAG GAATGTGGAAGATTTAATAGAAGAACTAAGTGTTCCGGATTCAGGCACAAAACCTTTAAAGTTCACGACTGAGTTTTCACACGGCTGTCTTACTCAATTTGGAGTATGCCTACTTAAGCAAGGCCTTATTTACTGGAGAAGCCCTGAGTACAATGTCGTGAGATTGTTTTACACAACAATTGCTTCTCTTATATTTGGTTCAATATTTTGGAACGTTGGTATGAAGAG AGAAACAACAGGGGATTTGTATCTTGTCATGGGAGCTTTATATTCGGCATGCCTATTTCTTGGAATAAATAATGCCTCGTCAGTACAGCCAATAATTTCCGTTGAGAGAGCAGTCTACTACAGAGAACGGGCTGCTAAGATGTACTCATCATTCCCATATGCAGCAGCTCAG GGCCTTATAGAGATACCTTATATTGCGACTCAGACACTAATATTTGGTCTCATCACTTACTTCATGATCAACTACGAGAGGAACCTAG GGAAATTGCTCCTTTACCTCCTTTACATGTTCCTTACTTTTACCTACTTCACATTCTATGGGATGGTGGCGGTAGGTTTGACGCCAACACAATCAGTGGCAGCAGTGGTAGCCTCAGCATTTTACTCCTCGTGGAATCTTTTCTCAGGGTTCTTAATTCCCCAATCT AGAATCCCAGGTTGGTGGATCTGGTTCTACTACATCTGCCCAGTGGCCTGGACCCTGAAAGGCATCATTACATCACAATTGGGAGATGTCGACACGAGGATCGTTGGTCCTGGTTTTGACGGGACAGTCCAAGAGTTCATCCAGCAAAACCTGGGATGTGAACAGGGGATGATGGGTGTCACTATTGCAGTGCTCATTGCCTTCTGCGTCTTGTTCTTTTCAGTTTACGCGCTTTCGATCAAGATGCTTAATTTCCAAAGAAGATAA